The segment CGCCCCGGCGATCGGATCGTCGCGGTCGACGGTCGTCCCGTGTTCCGCCGCGTGACCGTGGCGAACCACCTCGCGCAGCACCCGGATGGGCCGAGCGCGTTCGTGTTTCAGCGCGGCGACGGCCGGGTCACGCTGCAGATCCAGCCGCGGCTGCAATCCGACACGCCCGGCGCCACGCCCGTACCGCGCATCGGCATTCAGTATCGCGAGCCGGTGATCGTGGTGCACCCGACGCCGTGGGCGCAGATTTCCGAGGATGTGCGCATGACGGTTCGCACGATCTCGGCGCTGGTGAGCCCGAGCTCGGACATCGGCGCCTCGAAGCTCAGCGGCCCCATCGGCATCGCGCGCGCGCTGCATCAGCAGGCGCAGTGGGATATTCGACGAGTGCTCTGGTTCACCATTTTGGTGAACGTCAACCTCGCGATCTTCAACCTGCTGCCGATCCCCGTGCTCGACGGCGGTCAGATGCTGTTCGCCACGATCAACCGGCTGCGCCGGCGCGAACTGCCCGCCAGCTTCATCATGGCGACGCAGAGCGCGTTCTTCGTCCTGATTTTCTCGCTGATCATCTACGTCAGCTTCTTCGATTTCCGCCGCTGGGCGCGTGACCTGCAGACCGACCGCGCGGAAGCCGCCGCCGCCGAGCGCGCCAAGGACGCCACGCCGGCGCCGGCCAAGCCGTAGCAAGCACCCCTTCGGCTGCATCAGCGTAGGGCCGGCGCTCGCCGCCGGCCGCAATTGTAGGCCAGGTGACCTGGTCCAGAGCGGCTGCCGACGAGCGGCAGCCCTACTGCACGCGGGTTACTCGGCAAGCTTGTCCCCGCTCGCCGGCCGCTTACCGTGCGGGACTCGGTTCGTTCCTCCTCTTTCCATGTCTTACTGTTCTTCCCGTTTCCACACCGTCCGCCGCCGCTCCCTCGAGGTGAAGGTCGGCTCTGTCGGTGTCGGCGGCGACAATCCGATCCGCATCCAATCGATGACCACCAGCGACACGCAGGATGTCGCGGCCACGGTGGCCCAGGCGATCGCCCTGGCCGAAGTCGGATGCGAGATCGTGCGCGTCACCGCGCCCAACATCGCTGCCGCGCAGTGTCTCAAGGAGATCCGTGAGCGGTTCACGGCGGCGGGCTTCGGGGCGGTGCCGTTGGTCGCCGACATCCATTTCCTTCCGGCCGCAGCGATGGAAGCCATCGAGCACGTCGAAAAGGTGCGCGTGAATCCGGGCAACTACGCCGACAAGAAAAAGTTCGCCGTGCGGGAATACACCGACACCGACTACGAGCGCGAATTGCAGCGGCTGCACGAGACATTCTCGCCGCTGGTGCTGCGCGCCAAGGCCCTCGGCCGCTCGCTGCGCATCGGCACCAATCACGGTTCGCTCAGTGACCGGATCATGAACCGCTACGGCGACACGCCGCTCGGCATGGTCGAAAGCGCCCTGGAATTTCTCCGCATCGCCGAGTCGCACGGGTTTGACCAGCTGATCCTCTCGATGAAGGCCTCGAATCCGAAAGTGATGATTCAGGCCTACCGGCTCTTGGTCGAGCGGATGCAGCAAGAGGCCATGCACTACCCGCTGCATCTCGGTGTCACCGAAGCCGGCGATGGCGAGGACGGACGAATCAAGAGCGCGATCGGCATCGGCTCGCTCTTGCTCGACGGGCTCGGCGACACGATCCGCGTCTCGCTCACCGAGGACAGCGTCTACGAAATTCCCGTCGCGCAAGTCCTCGCCGCGAAGGCCATGTCGCTGTGGCAGCCCGTGAACTCCGAATGCCTGACTCCGGACTCTGCCTTCCTCGGCGCCAATTCGATCGATCCCTTCCACTTCACCCGCCGCGTGACGGCATCGATCCGGTTCGCCGACAAGATCGCCGTCGGGCCGGAGCTTCCGCCCGTCGTGCTGACCCGGGTCGCGGCCGGAGATCTGGCCGTGCTGCGCTCGGCCGTGACGAACCGGCGGCTCGCCGATACGCCCGCCGAAGGCTTGATCG is part of the Opitutus terrae PB90-1 genome and harbors:
- the ispG gene encoding (E)-4-hydroxy-3-methylbut-2-enyl-diphosphate synthase; its protein translation is MSYCSSRFHTVRRRSLEVKVGSVGVGGDNPIRIQSMTTSDTQDVAATVAQAIALAEVGCEIVRVTAPNIAAAQCLKEIRERFTAAGFGAVPLVADIHFLPAAAMEAIEHVEKVRVNPGNYADKKKFAVREYTDTDYERELQRLHETFSPLVLRAKALGRSLRIGTNHGSLSDRIMNRYGDTPLGMVESALEFLRIAESHGFDQLILSMKASNPKVMIQAYRLLVERMQQEAMHYPLHLGVTEAGDGEDGRIKSAIGIGSLLLDGLGDTIRVSLTEDSVYEIPVAQVLAAKAMSLWQPVNSECLTPDSAFLGANSIDPFHFTRRVTASIRFADKIAVGPELPPVVLTRVAAGDLAVLRSAVTNRRLADTPAEGLIVSIDAPAGLATLPAPGHAFYALELAPAVSAAAVAAQAVQLPAGTLIVHAFSTEAATELAAFAELVRERPLILAADIAPGNIPALAPILRTVPEDRLLFTLSSQLSAPGSSTHAVGSYRQLSEALRHAGLRAPIWIRNTARSAIRDEPSFLSKLLEASILTGALLCDGIGDLVSLETEADPVRATKLAYNVLQGAGARTSKTEFVACPSCGRTLFDLQTTTQRIRAQTGHLKGVKLAIMGCIVNGPGEMADADFGYVGGAPGKINLYVGKQCVAYNIPQAEADARLIALIKEHGKWVDPQPAAV